One part of the Streptomyces lydicus genome encodes these proteins:
- a CDS encoding DUF349 domain-containing protein, with amino-acid sequence MSSDPWGRVDETGTVYVRTADGEKVVGSWQAGTPEEALAYFERKYEGLVVEIGLLERRVKTTDLSAKDANTAIDHLRQQVDEHHAVGDLDALRKRLDKLVEAVESRREERKAEKAKQSDEARHAKEKLVVEAEELAVSEQWRAAGERLRALVDIWKGLPRLDRKADDELWHRFSHARSAFSKRRKAHFASLDAQREQSRLAKEKLVAEAEALSQSTDWGATAARYRELMTEWKAAGRAQREHEDDLWNRFRGAQDIFFQARGEVFAERDAEQRENLTRKEELAVEAEKLLPVSDLKTARAAFRSINERWEAIGHVPRDARPKIEGRMHAVERAIQEAEEAEWRRTNPEARARAAGLTGQLQDAVDKLEKQIGAARAAGNDAKADKLGRELEGRKALLDQALKGLEEFGG; translated from the coding sequence GTGAGCAGCGACCCGTGGGGCCGCGTCGATGAGACGGGGACCGTGTACGTGCGTACCGCCGATGGCGAGAAGGTCGTCGGATCGTGGCAGGCGGGCACTCCTGAGGAGGCCCTCGCCTACTTCGAGCGCAAGTATGAGGGCCTGGTCGTCGAGATCGGCCTCCTCGAGCGCCGGGTCAAGACCACCGACCTGTCGGCGAAGGACGCGAACACCGCGATCGACCACCTGCGCCAGCAGGTCGACGAGCACCACGCGGTCGGCGATCTGGACGCGCTCAGGAAGCGGCTGGACAAGCTCGTCGAGGCGGTCGAGTCGCGCCGCGAGGAGCGCAAGGCCGAGAAGGCCAAGCAGAGCGACGAGGCCCGGCACGCCAAGGAGAAGCTGGTCGTCGAGGCCGAGGAGCTGGCGGTCAGCGAGCAGTGGCGGGCGGCCGGTGAGCGGCTGCGCGCGCTGGTCGACATCTGGAAGGGCCTGCCGCGGCTCGACCGCAAGGCGGACGACGAGCTGTGGCACCGCTTCTCGCACGCCCGCTCGGCCTTCTCCAAGCGGCGCAAGGCGCACTTCGCGTCGCTGGACGCCCAGCGCGAGCAGTCCCGCCTGGCCAAGGAGAAGCTGGTAGCCGAGGCCGAGGCGCTGTCGCAGTCGACGGACTGGGGCGCCACCGCCGCCCGCTACCGCGAGCTGATGACGGAGTGGAAGGCCGCGGGCCGCGCCCAGCGCGAGCACGAGGACGACCTGTGGAACCGCTTCCGCGGCGCCCAGGACATCTTCTTCCAGGCCCGCGGGGAGGTCTTCGCCGAGCGCGACGCCGAGCAGCGGGAGAACCTGACCCGCAAGGAGGAGCTGGCGGTCGAGGCCGAGAAGCTGCTCCCGGTCTCGGACCTGAAGACCGCGCGCGCCGCGTTCCGCTCGATCAACGAGCGGTGGGAGGCCATCGGCCACGTCCCGCGCGACGCCCGCCCCAAGATCGAGGGCCGGATGCACGCCGTCGAGCGCGCCATCCAGGAGGCCGAGGAAGCCGAGTGGCGCCGTACGAACCCTGAGGCGCGGGCCCGCGCCGCGGGGCTGACCGGCCAGCTCCAGGACGCCGTCGACAAGCTGGAGAAGCAGATCGGCGCGGCCCGGGCGGCCGGCAACGACGCCAAGGCCGACAAGCTCGGGCGCGAGCTGGAGGGCCGCAAGGCACTGCTGGACCAGGCGCTGAAGGGCCTGGAGGAGTTCGGCGGCTGA
- a CDS encoding peptidylprolyl isomerase — MVSKDQRRRQLAREKFERQQERRSVAQRKARRRNVIVASAVAVALAAGVAAYASAGLTGGDEAASDQAAAPPAPKNPCGTPAKGAPSKKTWKKEPAMSVDTSASYAAKLSTTCGTIELKLDPGKAPHTVNSFAFLAAQGYFDHSKCHRLVDAGIHVLQCGDPTATGSGTPGYRLPDENLKDPRLKGDVYPAGTVAMANSYDGKDEKTRNSGGSQFFLVFQDSQLPPNYTPFGTITGGMDVLRKIADAGATSPDPQTGNTAPHANVVIDKAAVTKS, encoded by the coding sequence GTGGTCAGCAAGGATCAGCGGCGGCGGCAGCTCGCCCGGGAGAAGTTCGAGCGTCAGCAGGAACGGCGGTCGGTGGCCCAGCGCAAGGCCAGGCGCCGCAATGTGATCGTCGCGTCCGCCGTGGCCGTGGCCCTGGCCGCCGGCGTCGCCGCCTACGCCTCGGCCGGACTCACCGGCGGCGACGAGGCGGCGTCCGACCAGGCGGCGGCCCCGCCCGCGCCGAAGAACCCGTGCGGTACGCCGGCCAAGGGCGCGCCGTCGAAGAAGACCTGGAAGAAGGAACCGGCCATGTCGGTCGACACCTCGGCGTCCTACGCCGCGAAGCTGTCGACGACGTGCGGCACCATCGAGCTGAAGCTGGACCCGGGCAAGGCTCCGCACACGGTCAACTCCTTCGCCTTCCTGGCCGCCCAGGGCTACTTCGACCACAGCAAGTGCCACCGCCTGGTCGACGCCGGCATCCACGTCCTCCAGTGCGGCGACCCGACGGCCACCGGCAGCGGCACCCCCGGCTACCGGCTCCCGGACGAGAACCTCAAGGACCCGCGCCTCAAGGGCGATGTCTATCCGGCGGGCACGGTCGCGATGGCCAACAGCTACGACGGCAAGGACGAGAAGACCCGCAACTCCGGCGGCAGCCAGTTCTTCCTCGTCTTCCAGGACAGCCAGCTGCCCCCCAACTACACGCCGTTCGGCACCATCACCGGCGGTATGGACGTGCTGCGCAAGATCGCCGACGCCGGTGCGACGTCCCCCGACCCGCAGACCGGCAACACCGCGCCGCACGCGAACGTCGTGATCGACAAGGCGGCCGTCACCAAGTCCTGA
- a CDS encoding MBL fold metallo-hydrolase, giving the protein MLIAGFPAGAWGTNCYLVAPAAGEECVIIDPGHQAAQGVEDAVRKHRLKPVAVVLTHGHIDHVASVVPVCGAHDVPAWIHPEDRFMMSDPERALGRSIGQQLMGELTVGEPDDVKELTDGAVLELAGMEFSVAHAPGHTKGSVTFGMPEQADIPPVFFSGDLLFAGSIGRTDLPGGDHAEILKSLARVCLPLEDSTVVLSGHGPQTTIGRERATNPFLREVAAGRGDGFTAAPRRGM; this is encoded by the coding sequence GTGCTGATTGCCGGGTTCCCCGCCGGGGCCTGGGGGACCAACTGCTACTTGGTCGCCCCCGCCGCCGGTGAGGAGTGCGTCATCATCGACCCGGGCCACCAGGCGGCCCAAGGCGTCGAGGACGCGGTGCGCAAGCATCGGCTCAAGCCCGTCGCGGTCGTCCTCACCCACGGCCACATCGACCATGTCGCCTCGGTCGTCCCCGTGTGCGGCGCGCACGACGTCCCGGCCTGGATCCACCCCGAGGACCGCTTCATGATGAGCGACCCGGAGCGGGCCCTGGGCCGCTCCATCGGTCAGCAGCTCATGGGCGAGCTGACGGTGGGGGAGCCGGACGACGTCAAGGAGCTGACCGACGGTGCCGTCCTCGAACTCGCCGGGATGGAGTTCTCCGTCGCGCACGCACCGGGCCATACCAAGGGGTCGGTGACGTTCGGGATGCCCGAGCAGGCGGACATTCCGCCGGTGTTCTTCTCGGGCGACCTGCTGTTCGCCGGCTCCATCGGACGCACCGACCTGCCGGGCGGCGACCACGCCGAGATCCTCAAGTCGCTGGCGCGCGTGTGCCTGCCGCTGGAGGACTCGACCGTGGTCCTCTCCGGCCACGGCCCCCAGACCACCATCGGCCGCGAGCGCGCCACCAACCCCTTCCTCCGGGAAGTGGCCGCCGGCCGCGGAGACGGCTTCACCGCCGCTCCACGACGAGGAATGTGA
- the hisS gene encoding histidine--tRNA ligase, protein MSTFKAPKGTYDLIPPQSATYLAVREAIAAPLKNSGYGYIETPGFENVELFARGVGESTDIVTKEMYAFETKGGDRLALRPEGTASVLRAALEANLHKAGNLPVKLWYSGSYYRYERPQKGRYRHFSQVGAEAIGAEDPALDAELIILADQAYRTLGLRDFRILLNSLGDKECRPVYRAALQDFLRGLDLDDDTRRRVDINPLRVLDDKRDAVQKQLTGAPMLRDYLCEECKAYHEQVRELLTAAGVAFEDDEKLVRGLDYYTRTTFEFVHDGLGSQSAVGGGGRYDGLSEMIGGPELPSVGWALGVDRTVLALEAEGVTLDIPSATAVYAVPLGDEARRVLFGKVTELRRAGLATDFAFGGKGLKNAMKSANRSGARLALVAGERDLAEGVVQLKDLESGEQGAVALDAVLDEVRRRLG, encoded by the coding sequence GTGAGCACCTTCAAGGCCCCCAAGGGCACGTACGACCTGATTCCGCCGCAGTCGGCCACCTATCTCGCGGTGCGCGAGGCGATCGCCGCGCCGCTGAAGAACTCCGGGTACGGATACATCGAGACGCCCGGCTTCGAGAACGTCGAGCTGTTCGCGCGCGGTGTCGGTGAGTCCACCGACATCGTGACCAAGGAGATGTACGCCTTCGAGACCAAGGGCGGCGACCGGCTCGCGCTGCGGCCCGAGGGCACCGCGTCCGTGCTGCGCGCCGCGCTGGAGGCCAACCTCCACAAGGCCGGCAACCTCCCGGTCAAGCTGTGGTACTCCGGCTCGTACTACCGCTACGAGCGTCCGCAGAAGGGCCGCTACCGCCACTTCTCGCAGGTCGGCGCCGAGGCCATCGGGGCCGAGGACCCGGCGCTGGACGCCGAGCTGATCATCCTGGCCGACCAGGCGTACCGCACGCTGGGGCTGCGCGACTTCCGCATCCTGCTGAACTCCCTGGGCGACAAGGAGTGCCGCCCCGTCTACCGCGCCGCGCTGCAGGACTTCCTGCGCGGGCTCGACCTGGACGACGACACCCGGCGCCGGGTCGACATCAACCCGCTGCGCGTCCTGGACGACAAGCGCGACGCGGTCCAGAAGCAGCTGACCGGTGCGCCGATGCTGCGCGACTACCTCTGCGAGGAGTGCAAGGCGTACCACGAGCAGGTGCGCGAGCTGCTGACCGCGGCGGGCGTGGCGTTCGAGGACGACGAGAAGCTGGTGCGCGGCCTGGACTACTACACCCGCACCACCTTCGAGTTCGTCCACGACGGGCTGGGCTCGCAGTCCGCGGTGGGCGGCGGCGGCCGCTACGACGGCCTCTCGGAGATGATCGGCGGGCCCGAGCTGCCGTCCGTCGGCTGGGCACTGGGCGTCGACCGCACGGTCCTGGCGCTGGAGGCCGAGGGCGTCACGCTCGACATCCCGTCGGCCACCGCGGTGTACGCGGTGCCGCTCGGCGACGAGGCCCGCCGGGTGCTGTTCGGCAAGGTCACCGAGTTGCGCCGGGCCGGTCTCGCGACCGACTTCGCGTTCGGCGGCAAGGGCCTGAAGAACGCCATGAAGTCCGCCAACCGCTCCGGCGCGCGGCTGGCGCTGGTGGCGGGCGAGCGGGACCTGGCCGAGGGCGTGGTCCAGCTGAAGGACCTGGAGAGCGGCGAGCAGGGCGCGGTCGCGCTGGACGCGGTGCTCGACGAGGTCCGGCGCAGGCTGGGCTGA
- a CDS encoding vitamin K epoxide reductase family protein, which translates to MTTTAVDDVSLDDDHASGAGTIGSGRGLALLLVITGALGVLAAWVITLDKFELLKDPNFKPACSLSPIISCGSVMQSKQAEVFGFPNPMAGLIGFGVVVAIGMALLAGARFRRWYWIGLNVGTGLAAAFCMWLMTQSLYEINALCLWCTLTWCVTILMFWYTTAHNLKHGIIPAPEGLRRTVVEFHWVVPVLWYGVIALLILTRWWSYWSSLL; encoded by the coding sequence ATGACGACGACAGCGGTTGACGACGTGTCCCTCGACGACGATCACGCGAGCGGCGCGGGCACCATCGGCTCGGGCCGCGGCCTCGCGCTCCTCCTGGTGATCACCGGCGCGCTCGGCGTCCTGGCGGCCTGGGTCATCACGCTGGACAAGTTCGAGCTGCTGAAGGACCCCAACTTCAAGCCGGCCTGCAGCCTCAGCCCGATCATCTCCTGCGGCAGCGTCATGCAGAGCAAGCAGGCGGAGGTCTTCGGCTTCCCGAACCCGATGGCCGGGCTGATCGGCTTCGGCGTGGTCGTCGCGATCGGCATGGCGCTGCTCGCCGGCGCCCGCTTCCGCCGCTGGTACTGGATCGGGCTGAACGTGGGCACCGGCCTCGCCGCGGCCTTCTGCATGTGGCTGATGACGCAGTCGCTTTACGAGATCAACGCGCTGTGCCTCTGGTGCACGCTGACCTGGTGCGTCACGATCCTGATGTTCTGGTACACCACCGCGCACAACCTCAAGCACGGCATCATCCCGGCCCCCGAGGGGCTGCGCCGGACGGTGGTGGAGTTCCACTGGGTCGTGCCGGTGCTCTGGTACGGCGTGATCGCGCTGCTGATCCTGACCCGCTGGTGGTCGTACTGGAGCAGCCTCCTGTAG